The Mucilaginibacter mallensis genome has a segment encoding these proteins:
- a CDS encoding efflux RND transporter periplasmic adaptor subunit: MNIKQNRLFIALTIMVIGTGFLSACGPNKKDKEEQNQTVEQVNALDTPTVSLITIAKGKLTSSITVPGELQPYQQVNLYAKINSYVKSLTVDIGSQVHQGQLLATLEAPEINSQLEEAKSRIQQNKAIYFASKATYDRLYSTSKTPGTVSENDLEQAIAKMQSDSANVEAAKSAYKEVSANLAYLQIRAPFDGIVTLRNINLGTYVGPAAGGGNQPLFVIEDHKRLRLVISIPESFTGGLTNKDQVTFSIKELQGEKFTAKIERLAGSLDNTLRSERLEMDVYNTSGKLLPNMYADVNVPLPSRDSAFIVPKSAVVTSTEKVFVIRVKDGKAEWVNAKKGLEAGDMVELYADIQPGDQLVKAATEEIRDGASVKIGSSPVAADDDKGAKKDTAAKK; encoded by the coding sequence ATGAACATCAAACAAAATAGATTATTTATTGCCCTAACCATAATGGTTATAGGCACAGGCTTTTTAAGCGCTTGTGGCCCCAATAAAAAGGATAAGGAAGAGCAAAACCAAACTGTGGAACAGGTAAACGCGCTTGATACGCCTACTGTTTCACTAATAACTATTGCTAAAGGCAAGCTAACCTCGAGCATTACCGTTCCGGGTGAATTGCAGCCATACCAACAGGTTAATTTGTATGCAAAAATAAATAGCTATGTAAAAAGCCTTACGGTTGATATAGGCTCACAAGTACACCAGGGGCAACTGCTGGCTACTTTAGAGGCGCCGGAGATCAACTCACAACTGGAAGAAGCAAAATCACGCATACAACAAAATAAGGCTATATACTTTGCCAGCAAAGCAACTTACGACAGGTTGTATAGTACCAGCAAAACGCCGGGTACTGTATCTGAAAACGATCTGGAGCAGGCTATTGCCAAAATGCAATCAGACTCGGCAAATGTTGAGGCCGCTAAATCTGCTTATAAAGAGGTTTCAGCAAACCTGGCTTATTTACAGATAAGGGCACCGTTTGACGGGATAGTAACCCTGCGTAATATTAACCTGGGTACTTATGTTGGTCCGGCAGCGGGCGGAGGCAATCAGCCTTTGTTTGTTATTGAGGATCATAAACGGCTGCGTTTGGTAATATCAATACCTGAAAGCTTTACCGGTGGTTTAACTAATAAGGATCAGGTTACGTTTAGCATAAAAGAATTGCAGGGCGAAAAATTCACTGCCAAAATTGAACGTTTAGCCGGCTCCTTGGATAATACGCTAAGATCAGAACGTTTGGAAATGGACGTTTACAATACCAGTGGCAAACTGTTACCAAACATGTATGCTGATGTTAATGTACCATTGCCATCACGCGACAGTGCTTTCATCGTACCTAAATCGGCCGTGGTAACATCAACCGAGAAGGTATTTGTGATAAGGGTAAAAGATGGTAAGGCAGAATGGGTGAATGCCAAAAAAGGCCTTGAAGCAGGTGATATGGTTGAGTTGTATGCTGATATTCAACCCGGCGATCAGCTGGTTAAAGCAGCAACCGAGGAGATAAGAGATGGTGCATCAGTAAAAATAGGAAGCAGCCCTGTTGCGGCTGATGATGATAAGGGTGCAAAGAAAGATACTGCTGCGAAAAAGTAG
- a CDS encoding MFS transporter, with the protein MEQTTAGRLKSIIGGSLGNLVEWYDWYVYSAFSLYFAHIFFPSGNQTAELLDTAGIFAIGFLMRPIGGWLMGTYADKKGRKTALTFSVLLMSLGSLIIAVTPGYKQIGIAAPIILVIARIIQGLSVGGEYGTSATYLSEVATRKHRGFYSSFQYVTLIMGQLIALGVLVLLQRVFLTEQQLHDWGWRIPFGIGAFLAVITMYLRRSLQESASFVKDVQPTSNRGTLKELAKHPKAVLTVIGLTLGGTVAFYTFTTYMQKFLVNTSGFSKNSATLISTLTLVVFMLIQPLFGLLSDKIGRKPLLIAFGVLGAITTIPILYSLSGTKDVWVAFALIMCALIIVSGYTSINAVVKAELFPANVRALGVGFPYAIAVSLFGGTAEYIALLFKDEGHKEWFYWYVAICIAISLVIYVTMLDTRKHSKIESD; encoded by the coding sequence ATGGAGCAAACAACCGCAGGCAGGTTAAAATCAATTATCGGTGGCTCGCTGGGCAACCTGGTTGAGTGGTATGACTGGTATGTTTATTCCGCTTTCTCGTTGTATTTTGCGCATATCTTCTTCCCCTCTGGCAATCAAACTGCTGAGCTGTTGGATACCGCGGGCATATTTGCCATAGGCTTTTTGATGCGACCCATAGGCGGCTGGCTCATGGGTACTTATGCTGATAAAAAGGGCCGTAAAACCGCGCTCACCTTTTCGGTATTGCTGATGAGTTTGGGTTCGCTAATTATAGCGGTAACGCCCGGCTATAAGCAGATCGGTATTGCAGCACCTATTATTCTGGTTATTGCCCGTATTATACAAGGGCTGAGCGTTGGCGGCGAGTACGGTACCAGCGCCACCTATCTAAGTGAAGTCGCCACCCGCAAGCACCGGGGTTTTTATTCCAGCTTTCAATATGTTACGCTCATCATGGGGCAGCTGATCGCCTTGGGTGTGTTGGTTTTATTGCAACGGGTATTCCTAACCGAACAACAATTGCATGATTGGGGCTGGCGTATCCCATTTGGTATAGGGGCGTTTTTGGCAGTTATCACTATGTATTTAAGGCGTAGTTTGCAGGAGTCGGCCTCATTTGTTAAGGATGTTCAGCCTACATCAAACCGGGGTACTTTAAAGGAACTGGCAAAGCATCCAAAGGCAGTACTAACTGTTATCGGCTTGACTTTAGGCGGTACGGTAGCATTTTACACATTCACCACCTATATGCAGAAGTTTTTGGTGAATACTTCGGGTTTTTCAAAAAACAGTGCAACGCTTATATCTACACTCACATTGGTTGTTTTTATGCTGATACAGCCGCTGTTTGGTTTATTGTCTGACAAAATAGGGCGCAAGCCTTTATTAATAGCCTTTGGTGTACTGGGTGCCATCACTACTATACCTATATTATATAGCTTAAGCGGCACAAAGGATGTTTGGGTGGCCTTTGCACTAATCATGTGTGCATTAATTATTGTTAGTGGCTACACCTCTATTAACGCGGTGGTAAAGGCGGAGCTTTTTCCGGCTAATGTGCGGGCCTTGGGCGTGGGGTTTCCTTATGCTATAGCGGTATCATTATTTGGCGGTACCGCTGAATATATAGCCCTGCTTTTTAAGGATGAGGGGCATAAGGAATGGTTTTACTGGTATGTAGCCATTTGTATAGCTATATCACTGGTGATATATGTTACGATGCTCGATACCCGCAAACATTCAAAAATAGAAAGTGATTGA
- a CDS encoding LysR family transcriptional regulator: MNIAIHHFRLIDTISKEGTLTKAASTLHLTQSALSHQLKELERELGIDVFNRNGKKLHLSEQGYRFLRSAEKILAEIKSLEEDINNYKHGKTGKLSISMQCYTAYHWLPGIIKYYKSRWPDINIQILSDATRRPLEYLMNGDLDIGIIRTQMVNTKIRYEPIFEDRLVAIISKDHPLANKDVIEIADFQDQELILPLYDPSYQDTPMIEALIQAQQVKPKTLHRIHYTDATIEMVNAGLGISVMADWIVEPYLKNRNIVTKPMHHSVARRAWFAATCKQTPAITNFLECLKMYFSGADMNVAEVEKKQIIQAHATQIQKTLPEPVIPGMINNEVFVTDAVRNHKNYQY, encoded by the coding sequence ATGAATATAGCCATCCATCATTTTCGTTTAATTGATACCATTTCAAAAGAGGGAACGCTTACAAAAGCGGCCTCTACGCTTCATTTAACCCAATCTGCACTTAGTCACCAGCTAAAAGAACTGGAGCGCGAGCTTGGCATTGATGTGTTTAACCGTAATGGTAAAAAACTCCATCTATCAGAACAAGGCTACAGATTTTTACGTAGCGCTGAGAAAATCCTCGCTGAAATTAAATCTTTAGAGGAAGATATTAATAATTACAAGCACGGTAAGACCGGCAAGTTAAGCATAAGTATGCAATGTTACACCGCATATCACTGGCTACCAGGCATTATAAAGTATTACAAATCTCGCTGGCCTGACATTAATATCCAAATATTATCTGATGCCACCCGTCGCCCTTTAGAATATTTAATGAATGGCGACCTCGATATCGGCATCATTCGCACCCAAATGGTGAATACAAAAATACGCTATGAACCTATTTTTGAGGATAGATTGGTGGCAATTATAAGCAAAGATCATCCTTTAGCTAATAAGGATGTAATAGAAATAGCTGATTTTCAGGACCAGGAATTGATTCTACCGCTGTATGATCCATCCTATCAGGATACACCGATGATCGAAGCATTGATACAGGCACAACAGGTAAAACCAAAAACTTTGCACCGTATACATTATACCGATGCTACCATTGAAATGGTGAACGCGGGCTTGGGCATAAGCGTTATGGCCGACTGGATTGTTGAACCATACCTCAAAAATCGCAACATTGTTACAAAGCCAATGCACCATAGCGTGGCCCGGAGGGCTTGGTTTGCGGCTACCTGCAAACAAACACCGGCTATTACCAACTTTTTGGAATGCCTGAAAATGTATTTTTCGGGCGCGGATATGAATGTTGCGGAGGTTGAGAAGAAACAGATCATACAGGCACATGCCACGCAAATACAAAAGACCTTGCCTGAACCGGTTATCCCCGGCATGATCAATAACGAGGTATTTGTTACCGATGCTGTACGAAATCATAAAAATTACCAGTATTAA
- a CDS encoding efflux RND transporter permease subunit gives MGMIKGALQRPITILVIVAGLFFFGINATRSIKIDIFPDLNLPVIYVSHPYGGFTPNQMEAYFAKSYVNLLLFVSGVKSIETKNIQGLTLIKVTFYEGTNMAQAAAEVTAYTNRAQAGFPQGSQPPFIMRFDASTLPVGQLVLSSPTRSNNELLDFALVYIRSAFTSVPGLVAPAPFGGNQRTIVIKADPELLRQHNLTPDQLVVALRDNNQNTPAGNVRIGDYNYLTPTNTTIKNVSDFGNIPLYKNGVQTVFLHDVATVEDGADITSGYALINGKRSVYLPITKSSSASTWEVVQGLKKAIPRFQGLVPQDVKLSFVFDQSIYVINAVKSLAEEGAIGAVLTGLMVLLFLGDRRGALIVILTIPTCVISSVFFLYLFHQTINIITLSGLSLAIGILVDESTVTIENIHQHFDMGKPKALAIWDACKEIAFPKLLILFCILAVFAPAFTMTGIPGALFLPLSLAIGFAMIISYLLAQTFVPIMANWIMINKHEKKDYAMDDDADEAKLKEEAVKHATEHKAGEKETGFDKFRVWFLGVIDAMMKARKLIVTVYLVVAFGLAFLLFAIIGRDVLPKVNSGTFQVRLRGADGTRLERTETTTLKALHLLEGLVGKQNIAITSSIVGTHPSSFSTNPIYMFMAGPQEAVMQVQLAEGYKVNLDDLKERFRDTMKKELPDVKLSFEPIELTDKILSQGSPTPIEVAFTGKNKIADVGYAQKMVKILDSINYLRDVQIGQAYKYPAINIDIDRTRAAELGVSINDISRTLTASTSSSRLTEKNVWIDQKAGLSYQVQVEVPEYQMASLNDIREIPVLANQPRPVLSDVASIKMDTTYGENDDIGAVPTMSVTANINKKDLGTATNDVQKAIKRLGKLPHGLTVELRGMSQTLTDTLDSLQTGLLVAILVIYLMLAANFQSFKVSLVVLSTVPAVLFGSLFLVKITGATLNLQSYMGMIMSVGVSISNAVLLITNAEELRKHNGDALRAAREAVAIRVRPILMTSLAMIVGMIPMASGLGEGGDQTSPLGRAVIGGLLASTFAALFILPLVFAWVQGNSTTQSVSLDPEDKESKFYVPLHHEHQTK, from the coding sequence ATGGGAATGATAAAAGGGGCCCTTCAAAGGCCAATCACCATACTGGTTATAGTAGCAGGTTTGTTTTTCTTCGGTATTAATGCCACTCGCAGCATTAAGATAGATATCTTTCCTGACCTTAATTTGCCGGTAATTTATGTATCGCACCCTTACGGTGGTTTTACACCAAACCAGATGGAGGCGTACTTTGCCAAGTCGTACGTTAACTTGCTGTTGTTTGTATCGGGTGTAAAAAGCATCGAAACAAAAAATATACAGGGCTTAACACTTATAAAAGTTACGTTTTACGAAGGTACTAATATGGCCCAGGCCGCCGCGGAGGTCACGGCATACACCAACAGGGCCCAGGCCGGCTTCCCGCAAGGGTCACAGCCGCCATTTATCATGCGCTTTGATGCGTCAACACTGCCTGTTGGTCAGCTGGTATTAAGCAGCCCCACCCGCAGTAATAACGAATTGCTCGATTTTGCATTGGTTTATATACGTTCGGCCTTTACCTCAGTTCCGGGTTTGGTTGCTCCGGCACCATTCGGGGGTAACCAGCGTACAATTGTAATTAAGGCCGATCCCGAATTGCTTCGTCAACATAATTTAACGCCGGATCAACTGGTTGTCGCCCTGCGCGATAATAACCAGAACACACCTGCTGGTAACGTGCGTATAGGTGACTATAACTACTTAACGCCAACAAATACCACCATTAAAAATGTGAGTGATTTTGGTAATATTCCATTGTATAAAAATGGCGTTCAAACAGTATTCCTGCATGATGTGGCTACTGTTGAAGATGGCGCCGATATTACATCGGGCTACGCCTTAATAAATGGTAAGCGATCTGTTTATCTGCCGATCACAAAATCATCATCAGCATCAACATGGGAAGTAGTGCAAGGTCTGAAAAAGGCTATCCCGCGTTTCCAGGGTTTGGTACCGCAGGATGTTAAGCTGTCGTTTGTATTCGACCAATCTATATATGTAATAAACGCCGTTAAGAGTTTGGCCGAGGAGGGTGCTATTGGTGCCGTACTTACAGGCTTAATGGTGTTATTATTCCTGGGCGACAGGCGCGGGGCGCTGATCGTAATATTAACGATCCCTACCTGCGTTATATCCAGCGTATTCTTCCTTTACCTGTTCCATCAAACTATAAATATCATAACGCTGAGCGGGCTTTCGCTGGCTATCGGTATTCTGGTGGATGAGTCGACGGTAACGATCGAAAATATTCACCAGCACTTTGATATGGGTAAACCCAAGGCATTAGCCATATGGGATGCCTGTAAGGAAATCGCTTTCCCTAAATTATTGATCCTGTTTTGTATCCTGGCGGTGTTTGCACCAGCCTTTACCATGACAGGTATACCGGGCGCATTATTCCTGCCGTTGTCACTGGCAATTGGTTTCGCCATGATCATATCTTACCTGCTTGCCCAAACCTTTGTGCCAATTATGGCCAACTGGATAATGATTAACAAGCATGAGAAAAAAGATTATGCCATGGATGACGATGCCGATGAGGCTAAGCTAAAGGAAGAAGCTGTAAAACATGCTACTGAACATAAAGCAGGCGAAAAGGAAACAGGCTTTGATAAATTCAGGGTATGGTTTTTAGGTGTGATTGACGCGATGATGAAAGCGCGCAAGCTTATTGTAACGGTTTACCTGGTAGTGGCCTTTGGTTTGGCATTCCTGTTATTTGCTATAATAGGCAGGGATGTATTGCCGAAAGTAAACTCAGGTACATTCCAGGTACGTTTACGCGGGGCCGATGGAACCAGGCTTGAACGTACAGAAACCACTACGCTTAAAGCATTGCATTTATTAGAAGGTTTGGTTGGTAAACAAAATATCGCCATTACTTCAAGTATAGTTGGTACGCACCCGTCATCATTCTCAACAAACCCTATCTACATGTTTATGGCCGGCCCGCAGGAAGCGGTAATGCAGGTACAGCTTGCTGAAGGCTACAAAGTGAATCTGGATGATCTGAAGGAGCGTTTCAGGGATACCATGAAAAAGGAATTGCCTGATGTGAAGCTGTCATTTGAGCCGATAGAGCTTACCGATAAAATTTTGAGCCAGGGTTCGCCAACACCTATTGAGGTGGCATTTACCGGCAAAAACAAAATAGCCGATGTAGGTTACGCCCAAAAAATGGTGAAAATACTGGATAGTATTAATTACCTGCGCGATGTGCAGATAGGCCAAGCCTATAAATATCCGGCTATAAATATTGATATAGACAGGACAAGGGCAGCTGAGCTGGGTGTGAGTATCAATGATATATCACGTACACTTACCGCTTCAACCTCGTCATCACGCCTTACCGAAAAGAACGTTTGGATTGATCAGAAAGCAGGCTTAAGCTACCAGGTACAGGTTGAAGTTCCCGAATACCAGATGGCCAGCCTGAATGATATACGTGAGATACCTGTTTTAGCCAACCAGCCAAGGCCGGTGTTAAGTGATGTTGCCAGTATTAAAATGGATACCACTTATGGCGAAAATGATGATATAGGCGCTGTGCCAACCATGTCGGTTACTGCCAATATCAACAAGAAGGATTTGGGTACAGCTACCAATGATGTACAAAAAGCTATTAAGCGGTTAGGAAAGCTTCCTCACGGTTTAACTGTTGAACTGCGTGGTATGAGCCAAACCTTAACCGATACGCTGGATAGCCTGCAAACAGGTTTATTAGTTGCTATTTTAGTCATCTACCTGATGCTTGCAGCTAACTTCCAATCGTTTAAGGTATCATTAGTGGTATTGTCAACGGTTCCGGCAGTATTGTTCGGCTCACTGTTCCTGGTGAAAATAACCGGGGCCACATTGAACCTGCAATCCTACATGGGTATGATCATGTCCGTCGGTGTATCTATATCCAACGCGGTGTTATTGATTACCAATGCCGAGGAATTACGGAAGCATAATGGCGATGCCCTTAGAGCAGCACGTGAGGCGGTTGCCATACGTGTACGCCCAATATTAATGACCAGCTTGGCCATGATTGTGGGTATGATACCAATGGCATCGGGCTTAGGTGAGGGTGGCGATCAAACATCACCACTGGGCCGCGCGGTAATAGGCGGCTTGCTGGCATCAACATTTGCAGCATTATTTATATTACCACTGGTATTTGCCTGGGTACAAGGCAACTCTACCACTCAATCTGTATCATTAGACCCTGAAGATAAGGAAAGTAAATTTTATGTCCCATTGCACCATGAACATCAAACAAAATAG
- a CDS encoding TolC family protein — protein MKDAEQTALANYGSIKAKANQLNSSKASLKESKTEYLPDVNLSAQQVYGTVNSQFGPISGYHGLATAASGPVLANQNWNAAFGSLYVSNVNWDFFAFGKSRERVKVQKSIVNLDETDLAQEQFEHEVRVASAYLNLLVAQQLAKAEQDNLNRSIDLQTVVIARVKNGLNPGVDSSLANAQVSNARISLTNAQQTVQDQSNQLANYMGIPPQDFQLDSAFITKTPNNILVQPAISTDEHPLLKYYRNRIGVSDEQAKYLSTFAYPTFSLFGLYQGRGSGFKSDYSSNLNDYSSSYGAGADPTRYNYLLGIGVVWNITMPFRVHYQVKSQKYTSAQYQDEYNLQSEQLKDQQALAETRINSALKNYAEAPVEVKAANSAYIQKFALYKNGLANIVDFTDALYTLNRAEVDQDIASNSVWQALLYKSAATGDFGIFINNF, from the coding sequence ATGAAAGATGCAGAACAAACAGCACTTGCTAATTACGGATCTATCAAAGCAAAGGCAAATCAGTTAAACTCATCTAAAGCATCCCTGAAGGAATCTAAAACAGAATACCTGCCTGATGTAAACTTATCAGCACAACAGGTTTACGGAACAGTAAACAGCCAGTTTGGCCCAATTTCAGGTTATCATGGTTTGGCAACCGCGGCATCAGGCCCGGTATTGGCAAATCAAAACTGGAACGCAGCCTTTGGTTCTCTTTATGTATCAAACGTAAACTGGGACTTCTTTGCTTTCGGAAAATCGAGAGAAAGAGTTAAAGTGCAAAAATCCATTGTTAATCTGGATGAAACCGACCTGGCGCAGGAACAATTTGAACATGAAGTGAGAGTTGCCAGCGCTTACCTTAATTTACTGGTTGCCCAGCAGCTTGCAAAAGCGGAGCAGGACAACCTTAACCGCAGTATTGATCTGCAAACAGTGGTTATAGCCCGCGTAAAAAATGGCTTGAACCCGGGGGTTGATTCATCGCTGGCAAATGCACAGGTGTCAAATGCCCGTATTTCATTAACCAACGCACAGCAAACCGTACAGGATCAAAGCAATCAACTGGCCAATTACATGGGGATCCCTCCGCAGGATTTTCAGCTTGATAGTGCCTTTATTACTAAAACGCCTAATAATATTTTAGTACAGCCCGCTATAAGCACTGATGAGCACCCGCTGTTAAAGTATTACCGCAACCGTATTGGTGTGAGTGATGAACAGGCAAAGTATTTAAGCACGTTCGCTTACCCAACCTTTAGTTTGTTTGGTTTATATCAGGGCAGGGGATCAGGTTTCAAAAGTGATTATAGTAGCAACCTGAACGATTACAGCTCAAGCTATGGTGCAGGTGCCGATCCTACCCGTTATAACTATTTACTGGGTATAGGTGTAGTATGGAATATTACCATGCCTTTCAGGGTGCATTACCAGGTAAAGTCACAAAAATATACCTCGGCACAATACCAGGACGAGTATAATTTGCAAAGTGAGCAGTTAAAGGATCAGCAGGCACTTGCTGAAACCAGGATTAACAGCGCCTTAAAAAATTATGCCGAAGCACCTGTTGAAGTTAAGGCGGCAAACAGTGCCTACATTCAAAAATTTGCCCTGTACAAAAACGGACTGGCCAATATTGTTGATTTTACTGATGCGCTTTACACCTTAAACCGTGCCGAAGTTGACCAGGATATAGCATCGAACAGTGTTTGGCAGGCTTTGCTCTACAAATCAGCCGCTACGGGTGATTTCGGGATTTTTATAAATAATTTTTAA